A segment of the Butyrivibrio fibrisolvens genome:
GTCATGAACTTAAAAGTTCTTCTTCCGATAAGCTCCTTACCATGGAATGCCCCCTTATTAAGAAGCATCTGGCAGAAGTGTACATAGTCTTCAACTGTAGAATAAAGGCCTATTCCGCCTGACTCATACCAGGGATTTTCAAATGGAGCCTCCATCTCGAATCTTGCAAGAGTATTAGCATCTGCTCTTGATACCTTTCCTTTGCTATCAGGTCTTCCCATCATGACAGCCTGTCTGAAAGCTTTATCACCATCTATCATGAAGTCCGTTTCTGACATATTAAGAGGAGCAAAGACCTCTTTTTTCAAAAACTCAGAGAACTTCATTCCTGAAATGATCTCGATTATAGCTGCAAGAACGTCTGCACTAAGTCCGTAGTGAAAAGATGTTCCTGGATCAAACATAAGAACTGAATCTGCAAACTTGGATGCAATATCAACATTATTTTTAAGGATTCCGGATCTTCTCTGAACACGGGCCTGCCTATAAGCCTGACTCATGGACTGACCTGCTTCGCCGTAGTCACCCGGAAGTACTATTCCGGAGGTCATGCTAAGAAGGTCTCTTATTAGTATAGGTCGTATAGGTGCCTTAAATCCTCCTAAAGACGCAACCTTTATATCTGAAAATGCAGGAAGATATTTTCCCACTTCTTCCATAAGGTCAAGTTCTCCTCTTTCATAGAGGATCATTGCAGCAAGAGCTGTAATAGGCTTAGTCATGGACATGATGCGGTAGATACTGTCTTTTCTGTCCATGCCAAAATTGTTTTCATATACTCTTTTGCCATTGTGCTCTATTAAAATAGTAGCGCCAGGAATGCTTCCTGCGCGCTTTTGCATATAATCATCAAGCCTTGTAAGCTTTCTTATATTCATGGATCACTTACCCTCCGGTTAATAATTCTATCGTGAAAAAGTACTTACCCGTTACAAAGTCTTCACCAATTTCCATATTAGCATCGGTGAATTAAAATAACATCATCTCTGCACTTTTAGACAATATTATAGCAGATAGCGCGTTAATATTGGCCATCTGCTATATCATAATAATTATAATTTACTTTTTCTTCTTTTTATCTTTTTTCTTATCTTTGTTTTTCTTCTTGTCCTTTTCTTTAAAGAGATTATCAAGGGTTTTATCGAAGTCATCTGCGGCAGCATCTTCAATCTTAACTGCCTTCTTAGCCTCAGTTTCATCAAGCACATTCAGATCTACAAGTACAGGATGATCTTCTTTGAATGTTGTATCTATGCGGTCTTCTTCCATCACGTCTGCTTTCTTCATCTTAGGAAGAGAATACTTGCTTTCGAAATAGAATACTGCCTGCTCGAATTCCCGATTCTTCTCAGCTCTAACCATTTCAAGATATCCGTGAGTATCGAAGCCGTCCTCGCTGACCTGAATGATGGCAGCTGCGATATTGGAACAGTGATCTGCGATCCTTTCAAAATCCGTTCCGATATCAGAAAGATCAAATCCAAGATCCACAGTACATTTACCTTTACGAAGTCGTCTTACATGGCGGCGCTTAACTTCCATATGAAGTCCGTCGATGACTTCCTCTAAAGGCTCTACTGTCTTGGCAAGTCTTATATCATTATTTTCAAATGACTTGAAGGTTGTAGATACGATCTCTTTTACCGCATCTGCAAAGACCTTAACTTCTTCAGTTGCTTTACTGGAGAACTGTCTTTCGTTCTCATACATTCTCTGTGCAACCTGGGCTATGTTAAGAGCGTGATCAGAAATACGCTCAAAGTCGCTGATCGTATGAAGAAGTACGGAAAGTGTATGGTTATCTTCAGGTGCCAGGTGGTGCTGGCTGACCTTCATGAGATAGGTATCGAGCTGATCTTCGTATCTGTCGATCTCTTTTTCCAGATGCTCTACATTAGATACCTTCTCCATATCGAACTCTTCAATAAGTTCCATAGCAAGGAAAAGAGATTTCTCAGCAAGGTTTTCCATCATAACAGTTGCATTTCTTGCCTGCTCCAAAGCAAATGGAGGATTGGAAAGGAAGCGGTCATCCAGAGTTGTGATGCCGCGGCTTTCTTCCAGCTCCTGCTGCTCTCTTTCGTCAATAGGAATAGTACGAAGAGCCATAGCAACAAGTACGCCTGAAATCGGTACCATAAGAGGAGATGCTACAAGGTTTACAAGTGTATGTATGATAGCAGGTCCTGAGTAGCTTGCAACATCATCAAGGAATGCAAAATGAAGGAATGCATTTAGCAGATAGAAGCCCACCATGAATGTGCCTGCTTTAATAACGTTAAAGTACAGATGCATAAGAGCTGTACGCTTACCATTCTTGCCTGCGCCAACAGATGAAAGAATAGCTGTGATACAGGTACCAACTTCAGCTCCCATGACAACAGGAATACACATACCGTAGGTCATCATACCCTCACCTGCGAAAGTCTGAACTACACCGATAGTTCCTGCAGATGACTGGATTATCATGGTAAATGCCATACCGATAATAAAACCGATTATAGGATTTGAAAAACTTCTGAGGAAGTTTTGGAATTCCACGCTTTCCTTAAGAGGCGCAACCGCTTCTGACATCATGTTCATACCGAACATAAGAACGGAAAATCCAAGAAGAACAGTTCCGATATTCTTACGCTTCTCTGACTTGTTGAACATGAGAAGTACTATACCGATAAGTGCAAGGAAAGGTGTAAAAGAAGTTGGTTTTAAAAGATTAGTAAAGAAGTTACCACCTTCGATTCCATTAAGTGAAAGAATCCAGGCAGTTACTGTAGTACCAAGATTGGCACCGAGTATAACGTTAACAGACTGGGAAAGCTGCATAATTCCCGAATTAACAAGACCTACAACCATGACAGTTGAAGCTGAAGATGACTGAACAAGAGCCGTGATACCAATACCAAAAAAATAAGCTATCCATCTTCTGGAAGTAACTTTGGCAAGAGCGCTTTCAAGCTTGCCTCCTGCTGCCTTGGTAAGGCCTCCGCTCATGATATTCATTCCGTAGAGGAACATTGCCAGTCCGCCAACAATGCCGGCTATAAGTTCAAATAGTTCTGTTGTATTCATCTGATCTCCATTGTGGCCTATTCCTGACCACTTTTCATTTAATCCCTTCGCTTTATTACAAGTTTATCATATGTGATGAACCTAAAAATTACAATAAATAGACGATCAAAATCTTAAACAGATATTCAATTTAATTTTACTAAATTTTGTTAATTTTGTCCTCTGACTCTGATTCATTTATCCTTTTATTCCCACAAGCATGATTCCCTGTGCTTTACCTTTTATGCCGCAGCCTTGCATCAATTCTCTCATGGAAGAATAGTTTTCTCTTTTCCCGTTTGAATTATGGAGCATAAGGCGTCCTTCTTCTTTGGTTATGCACATGGTATGAACGTAGTCGTGCAGGCGTTCTCTGTTATTAAGGATGATTATGACACTTGCAGAACTTTTTCTTACGATCTCTTCATATCTTTTTTGATCATAGGTAGTCTCTATCGCAAGGCCTCTTTTTCTAAAAAAAGCTGCGATAGATTTAGGGCCTGTGCCAAGCTGGCCCGCCATAGTGATACCACTGTTTTCAAAAATAGAAATGAGATTGGGAAGTGAAGGAATTCCTTCACTTCCTGACTCATTGATCCCAAGCACTTTAAGAGCATTGTACACAGCGATGACACCACAGCCTGAATCTGCCATGGTGCTTACGCCATACTTCATATCGCCATATAAATTCTGATCTTCTATAAAGCCTTTTTCTCTTTCTATTCTTTCCTTGTGCTTCTCAAATGCAGCTACATTCAGATCAAAATTTCTGTCTATGCATTTTTTCCTAGAATAGAATCTTAACTTTGCCTTTCCTTTCATTGGAACGGTAAACCATAAACCGGTCTTACCGATCGCTGAAAGGAAATCGTAAAAAGGTCTTACTGATTTTCTAATAAAACTGTTCAAGTCTTTAATCCTCGTCGTCCTGACTCCAAGCGATAGCGCAGCGAACTGCTCTGTGCCATCCCTTAAGAAGCTTTATACGCTCCTCTTCTTCCATCTTGCATTCAAACTTTCTTCCAAGCTGCCAGTTCCTTGTTACATCTTCCTTGTCTTTCCAGTAGCCTACAGCTATTCCGGCAAGGTAAGCTGCACCAAGAGCTGTTGTCTCTATGCACTTGGGTCTGTAGCTTGTAACGCCGCAGATATTGGACTGGAACTGCATAAGGAAGTTGTTGGCACTTGCGCCTCCGTCAACGCGCAGCTCTTTTAACGGACATGCTGCATCCTCCTGCATAGCCTTAATTACATCAGCTGACTGATAGCAGATGGATTCAAGAGTTGCCCTTATAAAATGCTCTTTTTTACATCCTCTTGTAATTCCAACAATGGTGCCTCTTGCATATGGATCCCAATATGGAGCACCCATACCTGTAA
Coding sequences within it:
- a CDS encoding serine hydrolase, translating into MNIRKLTRLDDYMQKRAGSIPGATILIEHNGKRVYENNFGMDRKDSIYRIMSMTKPITALAAMILYERGELDLMEEVGKYLPAFSDIKVASLGGFKAPIRPILIRDLLSMTSGIVLPGDYGEAGQSMSQAYRQARVQRRSGILKNNVDIASKFADSVLMFDPGTSFHYGLSADVLAAIIEIISGMKFSEFLKKEVFAPLNMSETDFMIDGDKAFRQAVMMGRPDSKGKVSRADANTLARFEMEAPFENPWYESGGIGLYSTVEDYVHFCQMLLNKGAFHGKELIGRRTFKFMTTNHLTDEQLKEFGREGYGYGCYYNILMDPVRAASNGAEGSIEVTGEAGTYFCVDPEEDLIIMYMSQMDGGADPAFIRGLRQIVYGAM
- a CDS encoding Na/Pi cotransporter family protein; translation: MNTTELFELIAGIVGGLAMFLYGMNIMSGGLTKAAGGKLESALAKVTSRRWIAYFFGIGITALVQSSSASTVMVVGLVNSGIMQLSQSVNVILGANLGTTVTAWILSLNGIEGGNFFTNLLKPTSFTPFLALIGIVLLMFNKSEKRKNIGTVLLGFSVLMFGMNMMSEAVAPLKESVEFQNFLRSFSNPIIGFIIGMAFTMIIQSSAGTIGVVQTFAGEGMMTYGMCIPVVMGAEVGTCITAILSSVGAGKNGKRTALMHLYFNVIKAGTFMVGFYLLNAFLHFAFLDDVASYSGPAIIHTLVNLVASPLMVPISGVLVAMALRTIPIDEREQQELEESRGITTLDDRFLSNPPFALEQARNATVMMENLAEKSLFLAMELIEEFDMEKVSNVEHLEKEIDRYEDQLDTYLMKVSQHHLAPEDNHTLSVLLHTISDFERISDHALNIAQVAQRMYENERQFSSKATEEVKVFADAVKEIVSTTFKSFENNDIRLAKTVEPLEEVIDGLHMEVKRRHVRRLRKGKCTVDLGFDLSDIGTDFERIADHCSNIAAAIIQVSEDGFDTHGYLEMVRAEKNREFEQAVFYFESKYSLPKMKKADVMEEDRIDTTFKEDHPVLVDLNVLDETEAKKAVKIEDAAADDFDKTLDNLFKEKDKKKNKDKKKDKKKKK